The nucleotide window TGTGCGTCCAGTGCATCTCCGACAACACACGAATCGAACTTCCGAAACCGCTCGACGATGGACTGTGCCATACCGTCACACCGTTCCTGTGACAGTTAAAATTGCGCCCGACCGGACGGAACCATTCCAGCCCTTCACGTCGGGTTGGCGTCCCCGCTACGGACCTCCGGTGAACGGCTGGCGACGAGCAGACAAATCACGCCGACGACGCCACAGAGCAGGCCGGCGGCAGCGACAATGCCACGGACTGCGATGTCGAACCCGAGTATCGGGTCGGTGACCGATACAGCGAACCCCATCGCGATGGGTGCGACAGTCGAGGAGATTCGGCCGAGCGACGCGCCGACGCCGACGACGCTCCCTCGGGTCGCTTCGGTGGTGAGGTCTGTGATGACGCTCCGGTAGAGCGACAGCGAGAGCCCGAACCCGAGGCCGACGCCACCGCCGCCGACGAGGGCAACGGGCAGTGACGGGGCAAGTCCCACGAGTGTCAGACCGCCTGCCATACTGAGGGTCGCACCTAGCAGGGGATAGAGTCTCGTCTCGAACATGTCAGTGATGCGGCCCGCCTGCGTGGCCGAAACGGCGTGCATGAGACTCGCGGCGGTGATGAGTAGGCCAGCTTCGCTGGGATTCCCGCCGATAACGCGGACGACGACGAAGGAATTGTACGTGAGAAAGGCCGTGTACAGGAAGTTCGGAACGCTCCGGCCCACCAGCACCGCCGCGACGCGGGGGTTGCTGACGAAGCGCGCTAGCGTTCTGATATCGGTCCCGGACTCCCCACGGGTCGGGTCCGTGCCCATCGGTTCCTCGAAGAGCACGAACAACAGCAGTGCAGTCGGGACGGTGAGGCCGTAGAGGAAGAACGGGAACTGCCACGCGATGGTGACGAGTACGCCAGCGACGAACGGGAACGTCATCATCGAGAGCCCGGACGTGGAGAAGCGGATTCCCTGTGCGGTGGCCTCCTCGCTCCCGCGGTAGAGGTCCCCGAGGCTCGTCACGATAATCGGCGTCAGCCCGGCAAAGCCGATGCCCTGTAGCAGTCGCAGCCCCAGTACGACCCGGAAGTCGGTCGTGAAGGCGATACCCATCCCACCAGCCCCGAACAGAAGGAGGCCGCCGATGAGGACGTACTTCCGGCCGATGCGGTCAGCCAACATCCCGGCGAGCGGAATGAGAAAGATGCTCGGAGCCGTAAACATCGTCAGGAGAAGGCCGATTTCTGCCTCGCTCGTCCCGAGCGGGCCGACCAGCGTGTCGAGTAGAGGCGAGACGAGCGCGTTTCCCAGCGGTGGCGTGAGGTTCGCGAGGAGGAGCAACCGGAAACTCCTGTCTCGAAGGATAGGTGCATCCTCCCCGAACAGGGTGGTTGCGGACAGCACTGTCGGTCAGTACTGCCGTCTCCGTCATATAACGTCCGGTCGCACGGTCCCGTGACTGTGCGACACCTGCATCAGCACCGACAGAGGCCGAGAAAAGAGTGCCCTACTACCTACGAAGGTATAGTCCAGAGAGGGTTACGACGCAGTAGTTCGTCGACGGCCATCCTGACGGGATTGTATAGCGACATAGGGTGTACCGGGCGTGCGACCGTCCAGACAGGCCCAAGTAACAACCCGAATACATCCGGCCCGACCAGACCTCGGGTGGCAGTCTTCCCCGGC belongs to Halorientalis litorea and includes:
- a CDS encoding MFS transporter — protein: MLSATTLFGEDAPILRDRSFRLLLLANLTPPLGNALVSPLLDTLVGPLGTSEAEIGLLLTMFTAPSIFLIPLAGMLADRIGRKYVLIGGLLLFGAGGMGIAFTTDFRVVLGLRLLQGIGFAGLTPIIVTSLGDLYRGSEEATAQGIRFSTSGLSMMTFPFVAGVLVTIAWQFPFFLYGLTVPTALLLFVLFEEPMGTDPTRGESGTDIRTLARFVSNPRVAAVLVGRSVPNFLYTAFLTYNSFVVVRVIGGNPSEAGLLITAASLMHAVSATQAGRITDMFETRLYPLLGATLSMAGGLTLVGLAPSLPVALVGGGGVGLGFGLSLSLYRSVITDLTTEATRGSVVGVGASLGRISSTVAPIAMGFAVSVTDPILGFDIAVRGIVAAAGLLCGVVGVICLLVASRSPEVRSGDANPT